In Achromobacter spanius, the following proteins share a genomic window:
- a CDS encoding amidase, with protein MRGARDAWLRSKDQDAAIQAWTWLAEPADTPTAAGPRNALAGVGFGVKDVIDVAGMPTRSGSLATSPEPARWDASCVAQLRTAGAVPIGKTVTAEFAYAAPGPTRNPHHALHTPGGSSSGSAAAVAAGMVDIALGTQTGGSMIRPAAFCGVVGFKPTFGRVHRQGMSVLCDSLDTIGWFSRTVAQSREVASVLLPQAEPDHASTRAPRVAMLACEAIGTLDTASRQALDDCAMRLREQGADLITPDVDADLKSLLHLHTQIMHAELARGLLSIARGSQADLLSPVLRNAIKLGLEISYADYVQCQQARDRLSQDWLRRFGEIDIIIAPSAPGPAPKGLQSTGSSVFNRIWSLLGWPALHLPTGQADNGLPVGVQWVARPDQDHALLAWAADWGTATGMATAR; from the coding sequence ATGCGGGGTGCACGCGACGCATGGCTGCGCAGCAAGGATCAAGACGCCGCCATTCAGGCCTGGACGTGGCTGGCCGAGCCGGCCGACACACCCACGGCCGCTGGCCCGCGCAATGCCCTGGCGGGCGTGGGCTTCGGCGTCAAGGATGTGATTGATGTCGCGGGCATGCCCACCCGGTCCGGCTCGCTTGCCACCTCGCCGGAACCGGCGCGGTGGGACGCAAGCTGCGTGGCGCAGTTGCGCACGGCGGGCGCCGTCCCGATCGGCAAGACGGTGACGGCGGAGTTCGCCTACGCCGCGCCCGGCCCCACCCGCAATCCCCACCACGCCTTGCACACGCCGGGCGGATCGTCCAGCGGTTCGGCGGCGGCGGTGGCGGCCGGCATGGTCGATATCGCGCTGGGTACGCAAACGGGCGGGTCGATGATCCGGCCGGCGGCGTTTTGCGGCGTGGTCGGCTTCAAGCCCACCTTCGGCCGCGTCCACCGGCAGGGCATGAGCGTGCTGTGCGACTCGCTGGACACGATAGGCTGGTTCAGCCGCACCGTGGCGCAATCCCGCGAGGTCGCGTCCGTGTTGCTTCCCCAAGCCGAGCCTGATCATGCATCCACGCGCGCACCGCGCGTTGCCATGCTGGCGTGCGAGGCCATCGGTACGCTGGACACGGCGTCGCGCCAAGCCCTGGATGATTGCGCCATGCGGCTGCGCGAACAAGGGGCCGACCTGATCACGCCCGATGTGGACGCCGACTTGAAGTCGCTGCTGCACCTGCACACGCAGATCATGCACGCGGAACTGGCACGCGGCCTGCTGTCGATTGCGCGCGGTTCGCAGGCCGACTTGCTGTCGCCGGTGCTGCGCAACGCGATCAAGCTCGGCCTGGAGATTTCGTATGCCGACTACGTGCAATGCCAGCAGGCCCGAGATCGATTGTCGCAAGACTGGCTACGCCGCTTCGGCGAGATCGACATCATCATTGCGCCCAGCGCACCCGGCCCCGCGCCCAAGGGCTTGCAGTCGACCGGCTCGTCAGTCTTCAACCGCATCTGGTCGCTACTGGGATGGCCCGCGCTACATCTGCCTACAGGCCAGGCTGACAACGGATTGCCGGTGGGTGTGCAATGGGTGGCACGCCCGGACCAGGATCACGCCTTGCTTGCGTGGGCGGCGGACTGGGGCACGGCGACGGGGATGGCAACGGCACGCTGA
- a CDS encoding FdhF/YdeP family oxidoreductase codes for MKPSKPSNNPPSKNPPKNPSNLTGIQRYDAPAGGWGALKATAQAVADQMRIAEAPVLLLRTNKPDGFDCPGCAWPDKAHTSTFQFCENGAKAVTWEATKKRVTPEFFAAHTVTELLTWSDHKLEDAGRLTHPLRYDAASDTYQPISWDAAFAHIGRTLSSVPDPDMVEFYTSGRASNEAAFLLSVFAREFGTNNFPDCSNMCHEATSVGLPQAIGIGKGTVSLDDFDACDLIISMGHNPGTNHPRMMGTLHECARRGVPIIVFNPLRERALERFADPQDPIEMGTFGSTRIASTYYQVKVGGDAAALKGIMKALVEADRKAPGALDHAFIAEHTNGFDAYVQDLDNTDWADIEQASGLARAELEQVAAAYAKSNATIVTYGMGITQHARGTQNVQQIAALLLMRGNFGKPGAGICPLRGHSNVQGNRSVGITEKIDPVMFDNFEKTFGFRPPERHGHDAVDGMKAMVNGDARVLICLGGNLAMALSDTSQCEAGMRRLDLAVHMNTKLNRSQLLIGRDAIILPVLGRTESDVQAGGAQSITVEDSMSMVHASRGKLTPASEHLRSEPAIIAGIAATTLPDSRVPWLYLVEDYGRIRDLIQQVYPDFHGYNERILKPGGFRLPLPPTERIWKTPSGRAEFLPFKGLQEDPAITPGSLKLTTLRSHDQYNTTIYGLDDRYRGVFGRRDVLFMNASDLTRHGLEPGDEVELQTDLPGQSHRRLRLTAIAYDIAAGSVGAYYPEANDLCPLDYQDKQSGTPSYKSIPVVIRKVA; via the coding sequence ATGAAGCCAAGCAAGCCGTCAAACAACCCGCCTAGCAAGAACCCACCCAAGAATCCCAGCAACCTGACCGGTATCCAACGCTACGACGCCCCCGCCGGTGGCTGGGGTGCGCTCAAGGCCACCGCCCAGGCCGTGGCTGACCAGATGCGGATCGCCGAGGCGCCCGTCCTGCTGCTGCGCACCAACAAGCCGGACGGCTTTGACTGCCCGGGCTGCGCCTGGCCCGACAAGGCCCATACGTCCACCTTCCAGTTCTGCGAAAACGGCGCCAAGGCGGTCACCTGGGAAGCCACCAAGAAGCGGGTCACGCCCGAGTTCTTCGCCGCGCACACCGTCACCGAACTGCTGACCTGGAGCGACCACAAGCTGGAAGACGCCGGCCGCCTGACGCATCCCTTGCGCTACGACGCCGCCAGCGATACCTATCAGCCCATCTCATGGGACGCGGCCTTTGCCCACATCGGCCGCACGCTGTCCAGCGTGCCTGACCCCGACATGGTGGAGTTCTACACGTCTGGCCGCGCCTCGAACGAGGCCGCCTTTCTCTTGAGCGTGTTCGCGCGCGAGTTCGGTACCAACAACTTTCCGGACTGCTCGAACATGTGCCACGAGGCCACCAGCGTCGGCCTGCCGCAAGCCATCGGCATCGGCAAGGGCACGGTGTCGCTGGATGATTTCGACGCCTGCGACCTGATCATCTCGATGGGTCACAACCCCGGCACCAATCACCCGCGCATGATGGGCACCTTGCATGAATGCGCCCGGCGCGGCGTGCCGATCATTGTGTTCAACCCCTTGCGTGAACGCGCGCTGGAACGCTTTGCCGACCCGCAAGACCCCATTGAAATGGGCACCTTCGGCTCGACCCGCATCGCGTCCACCTACTACCAGGTGAAGGTCGGCGGCGACGCGGCGGCGCTCAAGGGCATCATGAAGGCGCTGGTGGAGGCGGACCGCAAGGCGCCGGGCGCGTTGGATCACGCCTTCATCGCGGAACACACGAACGGGTTTGATGCCTACGTCCAGGACCTGGACAACACCGACTGGGCTGACATCGAACAGGCCAGCGGCCTGGCGCGCGCGGAACTGGAACAGGTGGCCGCCGCCTACGCCAAGTCCAACGCCACCATCGTCACCTACGGCATGGGCATCACCCAGCACGCGCGCGGCACGCAGAACGTGCAGCAGATCGCCGCGCTGCTGCTGATGCGGGGCAACTTCGGCAAGCCCGGCGCCGGCATCTGCCCGTTGCGCGGGCATTCCAATGTGCAAGGCAACCGCAGCGTCGGCATCACCGAAAAGATCGACCCGGTGATGTTCGACAACTTTGAAAAGACGTTTGGCTTTCGCCCGCCCGAACGCCATGGGCATGACGCCGTCGACGGCATGAAGGCGATGGTGAACGGGGACGCGCGCGTGCTGATCTGCCTGGGCGGCAACCTTGCCATGGCGCTGTCCGACACAAGCCAATGCGAGGCCGGCATGCGCCGCCTGGACCTGGCGGTGCACATGAACACCAAGCTGAACCGCTCGCAGTTGCTGATCGGCCGCGACGCGATCATCCTGCCGGTGCTGGGCCGCACGGAAAGCGATGTGCAGGCCGGCGGCGCGCAGTCGATCACCGTCGAAGACTCGATGTCGATGGTGCACGCCTCGCGCGGCAAGCTGACGCCGGCGTCCGAGCACCTGCGTTCCGAACCCGCCATCATCGCCGGCATCGCCGCCACCACGCTGCCCGACAGCCGCGTTCCGTGGCTATACCTGGTGGAAGACTACGGCCGCATCCGCGACCTGATTCAACAGGTCTACCCGGACTTCCACGGCTACAACGAACGCATCCTGAAGCCGGGCGGCTTCCGCCTGCCGCTGCCCCCCACCGAGCGCATCTGGAAAACGCCCTCGGGCCGCGCTGAGTTCCTGCCGTTCAAGGGTTTGCAGGAAGATCCCGCGATCACCCCTGGCAGCCTGAAGCTGACGACCTTGCGCAGCCATGACCAGTACAACACCACCATCTACGGCCTGGACGATCGCTACCGTGGCGTGTTCGGGCGGCGCGATGTGCTGTTCATGAATGCGTCCGACCTGACGCGCCATGGTCTGGAACCCGGCGACGAGGTCGAGCTTCAGACCGACCTGCCCGGCCAGTCCCACCGGCGCCTGCGCCTGACGGCGATTGCCTACGACATCGCGGCCGGCTCGGTCGGCGCGTACTACCCCGAGGCCAATGACCTTTGCCCGCTGGACTACCAGGACAAGCAAAGCGGCACGCCCAGCTACAAGTCGATTCCGGTGGTGATTCGTAAGGTGGCCTGA
- a CDS encoding fused MFS/spermidine synthase, translating to MSDPHLPVDASPPDSAPGDAPASIHRPFVQNAGTRRTLHFTQKEIQSSMSVLNPDALEIEYTRMMMGFVLFKPEPARMLMVGLGGGSLPKFCYRYLAGTRIEVVEIDPAVIALRDTFMVPRDDDRFQVIQADAADHLRGLSDHADVIFLDGYGVGGIPDALCSEAFYADCFRALRDDGILVINYHVNHPMHHDYLARVRASFGPAMFEVVDDDMTNSIVFACKGDLLNDPAAAELKRPASIPRDAWRQLMPTMRVIGATLELR from the coding sequence ATGTCCGACCCCCATCTTCCCGTCGACGCATCGCCACCCGACTCCGCGCCTGGCGACGCGCCCGCATCCATCCACCGGCCCTTCGTTCAGAACGCGGGCACGCGCCGCACGCTGCATTTCACGCAGAAGGAAATTCAGAGCAGCATGTCGGTGCTTAATCCCGACGCGCTGGAAATCGAATACACGCGGATGATGATGGGCTTCGTGCTGTTCAAGCCCGAGCCCGCCCGCATGCTGATGGTGGGCCTGGGCGGCGGCTCGCTGCCCAAGTTCTGCTATCGCTACCTGGCCGGCACCCGCATTGAAGTCGTCGAGATCGACCCCGCCGTCATTGCGCTGCGCGACACCTTCATGGTGCCGCGCGACGACGACCGCTTCCAGGTCATCCAGGCCGACGCGGCCGACCACCTGCGCGGCCTGTCTGACCACGCCGACGTGATCTTCCTGGACGGCTACGGCGTGGGCGGCATCCCCGATGCCTTGTGTTCGGAAGCGTTCTACGCCGACTGCTTCCGCGCGCTGCGCGACGACGGCATTCTGGTCATCAACTACCACGTTAACCACCCCATGCACCACGACTACCTGGCCCGCGTGCGCGCATCGTTCGGGCCGGCCATGTTCGAAGTGGTGGACGACGACATGACCAACAGCATCGTGTTCGCCTGCAAGGGCGACCTGTTGAACGACCCCGCCGCCGCCGAATTGAAGCGCCCGGCCTCCATACCCCGAGACGCCTGGCGCCAGTTGATGCCGACGATGCGGGTGATCGGGGCGACGTTGGAGCTTCGCTAG
- a CDS encoding serine hydrolase, with translation MTNTHTIIASLVVLALGGSMTARAQPIAIESHASPPADAIAIPAGSKDLAVKALPGIVQDIMARSQVPGMAVAVVIDGKTVLAQGYGTREAGKNAPVDARTVFQIASISKSLSATVAAIEVSKGVVSWDDPVARYLPDFALSNAYVSTHGTVGDFFAHRSGLPGTAGDDLEDLGYTRAEVIARLRLQPLDAFRTSYHYANFSTTIGAEAVAKAAGRPWESLAQDLLFAPLGMTSTSYRYNDFLAHDNRAVLHGYQKGAFVPLGQRNADQQAPAGGVSSTVVDLAQWLKLLLANGQYQGKPMIAASALLPALSPQSFSARAHDIDARSGFYGYGFNVNTELGGRPSMGHSGAFLMGTGTTFKIVPSAGIGIVVLTNGAPVGAAESVAATFIDTALYGKPTRDWYAAYHGAMLGFFEPQADLSGIAKPATPTPAKPLRQYVGRYDNAYYGPAEIQEADGALTLVLGPKGMRFPMTHWDGDTFAFAPAGEADLVDSLASVVFQTDPGEGQANGLDIKFYDDGGLGRWVRK, from the coding sequence ATGACGAACACACACACCATCATCGCCAGCCTTGTCGTTCTGGCCCTGGGCGGTTCGATGACGGCGCGGGCGCAGCCCATCGCCATTGAAAGCCACGCCAGCCCGCCCGCCGACGCCATCGCGATTCCGGCGGGCAGCAAGGACCTGGCGGTGAAGGCGCTGCCGGGCATCGTCCAGGACATCATGGCGCGCAGTCAGGTGCCAGGCATGGCGGTGGCGGTCGTCATCGATGGCAAGACGGTGCTGGCCCAGGGCTACGGCACGCGCGAGGCAGGCAAGAACGCACCCGTGGATGCGCGCACGGTGTTCCAGATTGCGTCGATCTCGAAGTCGCTGTCGGCAACCGTGGCGGCCATCGAGGTGTCCAAGGGCGTGGTGTCGTGGGATGACCCCGTTGCGCGGTATCTGCCGGACTTCGCGCTCAGCAACGCCTACGTCTCCACGCACGGCACCGTCGGCGATTTCTTCGCGCACCGCTCCGGCCTGCCGGGCACCGCGGGCGACGACCTGGAAGACCTGGGCTACACGCGCGCTGAGGTCATCGCGCGGCTGCGGCTGCAACCGCTGGACGCGTTTCGCACGTCTTATCACTACGCGAACTTCAGCACGACGATCGGCGCCGAGGCGGTGGCGAAGGCGGCGGGCCGTCCGTGGGAAAGCCTGGCGCAAGACCTGCTGTTCGCGCCGCTGGGCATGACGTCGACCAGCTATCGCTACAACGATTTTCTGGCGCACGATAATCGCGCCGTGCTGCATGGCTATCAGAAGGGTGCGTTCGTGCCGCTGGGGCAGCGCAACGCCGATCAACAGGCGCCGGCAGGTGGCGTGTCCTCCACGGTGGTGGATCTGGCGCAATGGTTGAAGCTGTTGCTGGCCAACGGCCAATACCAGGGCAAGCCCATGATTGCCGCCAGCGCGCTGCTGCCTGCCTTGTCGCCGCAATCATTCAGCGCGCGCGCCCACGACATCGATGCGCGTTCCGGCTTCTACGGTTACGGCTTCAACGTCAACACGGAACTGGGCGGACGCCCGTCAATGGGGCATTCCGGCGCGTTCCTGATGGGCACGGGCACCACGTTCAAGATCGTGCCGTCCGCCGGTATCGGCATCGTGGTGTTGACCAACGGCGCACCGGTGGGCGCGGCGGAATCCGTGGCCGCAACGTTTATTGATACGGCGCTGTACGGCAAGCCCACGCGCGACTGGTACGCGGCCTATCACGGCGCCATGCTGGGCTTCTTTGAACCGCAGGCCGATCTTTCCGGCATCGCCAAGCCCGCGACCCCCACGCCCGCCAAACCGCTGCGCCAGTATGTGGGCCGCTATGACAACGCCTACTACGGGCCTGCCGAGATCCAGGAGGCCGACGGCGCGCTGACGCTGGTGCTGGGACCCAAGGGCATGCGCTTTCCGATGACGCACTGGGATGGCGACACGTTCGCGTTCGCGCCCGCCGGGGAAGCGGATCTGGTGGATTCGCTGGCTTCAGTCGTGTTCCAGACGGACCCTGGCGAAGGTCAGGCCAACGGCCTGGATATCAAGTTCTACGACGATGGGGGCCTGGGGCGCTGGGTCCGCAAGTAG
- the ampH gene encoding D-alanyl-D-alanine-carboxypeptidase/endopeptidase AmpH, with amino-acid sequence MLASRVLSRFTFLAVAASCALGTAPARATDLALQDAVSMAGMQLYLNAGAPALIIAVVRGDDVVIQGYGETAPGNGVEPDEHSIFRIASVSKVFAGDVLASLAAQGKLKLTDPLAKYAPDKAPVQTQGRPITLLDLATHSAGLPRELPDPNAKPSDNPFAAFDRAYYWKWIGANPPAYRPGTTTLYSNLGFGLLGDALARAGGADYSTVLANEVIKPAGLVDTTNVLNDAQKKRLMTGLDPFDKPDPNAPVPDVMYASAGIYSTAGDMARWMRWHLDGARQGKEAFTLAHTMWLPYDGLKSVVGTEVTDADGMGLGWVMSLPRNGAPLLLGKSGGLGGFMSYAVLSPNRGLGVFVVASRVNFAMFGNIHSQVRELAAELAR; translated from the coding sequence ATGCTGGCGTCTCGCGTCCTTTCACGCTTTACCTTCCTGGCTGTTGCCGCCTCTTGCGCGCTAGGCACGGCCCCGGCCCGCGCCACCGACCTGGCCTTGCAAGACGCCGTATCCATGGCCGGCATGCAGCTGTACCTGAACGCCGGCGCGCCCGCCCTGATCATCGCCGTGGTGCGTGGCGACGACGTCGTCATTCAGGGCTACGGCGAGACGGCGCCGGGCAATGGTGTTGAGCCGGACGAACATTCCATCTTCCGGATCGCGTCGGTATCCAAGGTGTTCGCCGGCGACGTGCTGGCGTCGCTGGCGGCCCAGGGCAAGCTCAAGCTGACCGACCCCCTGGCCAAGTACGCACCCGACAAGGCCCCTGTCCAGACCCAGGGCCGCCCCATCACCCTGCTGGACCTGGCCACGCATTCGGCGGGCTTGCCGCGCGAGCTGCCGGACCCGAACGCCAAGCCGTCCGACAATCCCTTCGCGGCCTTCGACCGCGCGTACTACTGGAAGTGGATCGGCGCCAACCCGCCCGCCTATCGGCCCGGCACCACCACCCTGTACTCGAACCTGGGCTTCGGCCTGCTGGGCGATGCGCTGGCCCGGGCGGGGGGCGCCGACTATTCCACGGTGCTCGCCAACGAAGTCATCAAGCCCGCCGGCCTGGTCGACACGACCAACGTGCTGAACGACGCGCAGAAAAAGCGCTTGATGACGGGCCTGGATCCTTTCGACAAACCCGATCCGAACGCGCCGGTGCCTGACGTGATGTACGCCAGCGCGGGCATCTATTCCACGGCGGGCGACATGGCGCGCTGGATGCGCTGGCATCTGGACGGCGCCAGGCAGGGCAAGGAAGCGTTCACCCTGGCCCACACGATGTGGCTGCCGTATGACGGCTTGAAGTCCGTGGTGGGCACGGAAGTGACCGATGCCGACGGCATGGGGCTGGGCTGGGTGATGAGCCTGCCGCGCAATGGCGCGCCGTTGCTGCTGGGCAAAAGCGGCGGCCTGGGCGGCTTCATGAGCTATGCGGTGTTGTCGCCCAATCGTGGCCTGGGCGTGTTCGTCGTCGCCAGCCGGGTCAACTTCGCCATGTTCGGGAACATCCATTCCCAAGTGCGCGAGCTGGCGGCCGAGCTGGCGAGGTGA
- a CDS encoding GAF domain-containing DNA-binding protein, with amino-acid sequence MKDAVQYQTHTIGELAPDSSLKWLYRCAMSLLKRPVDDAIAELLAFMGETSDVDRAWFIEYRPDMLRFRNTHEWCRGQTQPFVAELQDVPTTLIAWLHKFMVQGYAVAIHDVHDLPRTARIIQAEFVRQGNKSVLSVPVFHDKKLCGIIGFDTTVLHRTWSAAEINALYQCANLIGQAKYSHSLEKSRTAMHESAMSVVYLTMRGVVRGVQPETIVGVRSAGNYSEIWLEDGSMVLDSRALGLWSTLLPEKIFFRVHRTAIANALHVMDVDRRSVDKWLIRMRSVESAWPVSRSYRKPLRERMGI; translated from the coding sequence GTGAAGGATGCAGTCCAATACCAGACGCACACCATAGGCGAACTCGCGCCTGACTCGTCGCTGAAGTGGCTGTATCGATGCGCGATGAGTTTGCTAAAGCGCCCGGTCGATGACGCCATCGCCGAGCTGCTGGCCTTCATGGGCGAAACCTCGGATGTCGACCGCGCCTGGTTCATTGAATACCGGCCCGACATGCTCCGCTTTCGCAACACTCATGAATGGTGCCGGGGCCAGACGCAGCCCTTTGTCGCCGAACTTCAGGATGTGCCCACGACGCTGATCGCATGGCTGCACAAGTTCATGGTGCAAGGCTATGCCGTGGCCATCCACGATGTGCACGACCTGCCGCGCACCGCACGCATCATCCAGGCCGAATTCGTGCGCCAGGGCAACAAGAGCGTGCTGAGCGTGCCGGTATTCCACGACAAGAAGCTATGCGGGATCATCGGTTTCGACACCACCGTCCTGCATCGGACCTGGTCCGCCGCCGAGATCAACGCCTTGTACCAATGCGCCAATCTGATCGGCCAGGCCAAGTATTCGCACAGTCTCGAGAAGAGCCGGACGGCGATGCACGAGAGCGCCATGTCCGTGGTCTATCTGACGATGCGCGGCGTGGTGCGCGGCGTGCAGCCCGAGACGATCGTGGGCGTGCGATCGGCCGGCAACTACAGCGAGATCTGGCTGGAAGACGGCTCGATGGTGCTGGATTCCCGCGCCTTGGGGCTGTGGTCGACCTTGCTGCCCGAGAAGATCTTCTTCCGGGTCCACCGCACCGCCATTGCCAATGCGTTGCATGTCATGGACGTCGACCGCCGCAGCGTCGACAAGTGGCTGATCCGGATGCGGTCGGTCGAGAGCGCCTGGCCGGTGTCACGCTCGTACCGAAAGCCGCTGCGCGAACGCATGGGGATTTGA
- a CDS encoding carboxymuconolactone decarboxylase family protein translates to MSRQDDFERGLANRRAVLGDEWVQRSLDRATTFTADYQNLITRYAWHDIWSRPGLPHKARRMMVLAVTLSLGRWEEFELHVRAALTAPDESRLTPDELKEVLLQNAIYAGVPAANTAFNLAQAILREVAEQIGYDLTAADPRQADLFGGASS, encoded by the coding sequence ATGAGCCGGCAAGACGATTTCGAGCGGGGCTTGGCCAACCGCCGCGCCGTGTTGGGCGATGAATGGGTGCAGCGCTCGCTGGACCGCGCCACCACGTTCACGGCCGACTACCAGAACCTGATCACGCGCTATGCCTGGCACGATATCTGGAGCCGTCCGGGCTTGCCGCACAAGGCCCGCCGCATGATGGTGCTGGCGGTGACGCTGTCGCTGGGCCGGTGGGAAGAGTTCGAGCTGCATGTGCGCGCGGCGTTGACGGCGCCGGATGAGTCCCGCCTGACGCCCGACGAGCTCAAGGAAGTGCTGTTGCAAAACGCGATCTACGCGGGCGTGCCCGCCGCCAACACCGCGTTCAATCTGGCGCAGGCCATCCTGCGCGAGGTGGCCGAGCAGATCGGCTACGACCTGACCGCCGCGGACCCCCGCCAGGCGGATCTGTTTGGCGGCGCATCTTCCTGA
- a CDS encoding tripartite tricarboxylate transporter substrate binding protein codes for MKKTYIAALAATIGLTSALGTAHAAGYPEQPITMVVPYSAGGGADNAARIIAQGMGEVAGQSVVIENKGGASGAIGAAYVARAKPDGYTVLFDASAFAINPALRKLPYDVKKDFVPVSQAVSVPNILVAAPGSAFNNLPDFITAARANPGRYTFASYGPGSLAQMAAELLKKDAGIDVVHVPYKGGAPAIVDVMGGQVDVYFANAASSLNYVSGGKLKALAVSSAKRMPELPNVATVGEAGIKDFDVAEWNGLFLPAGTDPAVVAKLQDLVQKALARPDTREKLGKLGLTPVGSSAADFAKFVDAEQVRWAEVVKANNITVN; via the coding sequence ATGAAGAAAACCTACATCGCGGCCCTGGCCGCCACCATTGGCCTGACCAGCGCGTTGGGCACGGCTCACGCCGCCGGCTATCCCGAGCAACCCATCACCATGGTGGTGCCGTATTCCGCCGGTGGCGGCGCCGACAACGCCGCGCGCATCATCGCGCAAGGCATGGGCGAAGTAGCCGGCCAAAGCGTGGTCATCGAAAACAAGGGTGGCGCCAGCGGCGCTATCGGCGCGGCCTACGTGGCGCGTGCCAAGCCGGACGGCTACACGGTGCTGTTCGATGCGTCCGCCTTCGCGATCAACCCGGCGCTGCGCAAGCTGCCCTACGACGTGAAAAAGGACTTCGTGCCGGTCTCGCAGGCCGTCAGCGTGCCGAACATCCTGGTGGCGGCGCCCGGCTCGGCCTTCAACAACCTGCCTGACTTCATCACGGCCGCGCGCGCCAACCCGGGCCGCTACACGTTTGCGTCCTACGGCCCGGGCAGCCTGGCGCAGATGGCCGCCGAACTGCTGAAGAAAGACGCGGGCATCGACGTGGTGCACGTGCCGTACAAGGGCGGCGCGCCGGCCATTGTTGATGTCATGGGCGGGCAGGTTGACGTCTATTTCGCCAACGCCGCGTCCAGCCTGAACTACGTCAGCGGCGGCAAGCTGAAGGCGCTGGCGGTATCGTCGGCCAAGCGCATGCCCGAACTGCCGAACGTGGCTACCGTCGGCGAAGCCGGCATCAAGGACTTTGACGTGGCCGAGTGGAACGGCTTGTTCCTGCCCGCCGGCACCGACCCCGCCGTGGTGGCCAAGCTGCAAGACCTGGTGCAGAAAGCGCTGGCCCGCCCCGACACCCGCGAAAAGCTCGGCAAGCTGGGCCTGACCCCCGTGGGCAGCAGCGCGGCCGACTTCGCCAAGTTCGTCGACGCCGAACAAGTGCGCTGGGCCGAGGTCGTGAAAGCCAATAACATCACGGTGAATTGA
- a CDS encoding cyclase family protein, translating to MNQARRYGHRPEGSNWGDFGHDDQLGTLNYLDSQARLAAVAEIQTGLSFSLSLPLTVPRAPVLNPRRKGPVIQAAEKNGVPVYRYPLARDVPGATDVVSDDRVTLSPQYSTQWDALGHVGSMYDAHGTGDAQPTGYNGFTVSEPQSENFAGTQDLSIAPMARHGIQGRGVMVDLRARFGDAHRKVSYRDLMDVMQADGVQVRPGDVLCLHTGLADLALTLGDDEQDRLKTSCCVLDGADAQLLAWIKESRIAAIAADNHAVELRNHHLDTGTGPLLPLHEQCLFKLGLPLGELWHLTPLAQWLRQHGRHAFFLTAAPMYVPGLVGAPVNPIATV from the coding sequence ATGAATCAAGCACGCCGCTACGGGCATCGGCCGGAAGGATCGAATTGGGGGGACTTCGGGCATGACGACCAGCTCGGCACCCTTAATTACCTGGACAGCCAGGCGCGCTTGGCCGCTGTTGCCGAAATTCAGACCGGCCTGTCGTTTTCCTTGAGCCTGCCGCTGACGGTGCCGCGCGCACCCGTGCTCAACCCGCGCCGCAAGGGCCCGGTGATCCAAGCCGCTGAAAAGAATGGCGTGCCGGTCTACCGCTACCCCTTGGCGCGCGACGTGCCCGGCGCCACCGACGTTGTCAGCGATGACCGCGTCACCCTGTCGCCGCAGTACTCCACGCAATGGGACGCGCTGGGTCATGTGGGATCGATGTACGACGCACATGGCACCGGTGACGCGCAGCCCACCGGCTACAACGGCTTTACCGTCAGCGAACCTCAATCAGAGAACTTTGCCGGCACCCAAGACCTGTCCATTGCCCCGATGGCGCGGCACGGCATCCAGGGCCGTGGCGTGATGGTGGACCTGCGCGCCCGCTTTGGCGACGCGCATCGCAAGGTCTCCTACCGCGACCTGATGGACGTGATGCAGGCCGATGGCGTGCAGGTTCGCCCGGGCGACGTGCTGTGCCTGCACACCGGCCTGGCCGATCTGGCGCTGACCTTGGGCGACGACGAACAAGACCGGCTCAAGACCAGTTGCTGCGTGCTGGATGGCGCGGACGCGCAACTGCTGGCGTGGATAAAGGAGAGCCGCATCGCGGCCATCGCCGCCGACAACCACGCCGTGGAACTGCGCAACCATCACCTGGATACGGGCACGGGGCCGCTGCTGCCCCTGCACGAACAATGCCTGTTCAAGCTGGGCCTGCCGCTGGGCGAGCTTTGGCACCTGACCCCGCTGGCGCAATGGTTGCGCCAGCATGGCCGACACGCTTTTTTCCTGACCGCCGCACCCATGTACGTGCCCGGTCTGGTGGGCGCGCCGGTCAACCCCATCGCGACCGTCTGA